A genomic region of Dreissena polymorpha isolate Duluth1 chromosome 4, UMN_Dpol_1.0, whole genome shotgun sequence contains the following coding sequences:
- the LOC127876094 gene encoding uncharacterized protein LOC127876094 isoform X2 has product MRRILCTCLFNLSRLRHFKYTGLKGGYGDEGCLPCRRPPPGYYIRVSGKHPAVFYLCMTNCTALFRRQQTPCGDFTDAVCGSCFAGYHDETNNVNLACTKMIRSTTTTVKSTLATTLKETGQRSNDSVITFDARTGAFADDKDFLSTTQLIVGLSCGGVSAAGCLAGVLLVCWKKRPQRKCEVIRAKEKRSELEQGLLADNHSECHTGLNNDERCSSPIQSTEAVYNQNESKEAMEEHSRSIQIVSRNHNADNHTDLTMDGDKRPTRTDPCRPELSMQSVFVTDCHNALPSYINHPLSRSTECTICKCRERRQCACKRLSKQYTNIKMLDLMGVIDIVARHICHDPKGFFQSLEVLNSKYYQTFVSIDRWELRAECYREMLKEWVHIKGDQAYVSDLIGALCEHNFHDICDVIANNFPDETHLKYKVYTETGLV; this is encoded by the exons ATGCGTAGGATTCTATGTACATGTTTGTTCAACCTAAGTCGACTTCGTCATTTTAAA TACACTGGACTCAAGGGAGGATATGGTGACGAGGGATGTCTGCCCTGCAGGCGGCCTCCCCCAGGATACTACATCCGGGTCTCGGGAAAACATCCGGCGGTCTTTTATCTGTGTATGACGAACTGTACGGCACTCTTCCGACGTCAGCAAACGCCGTGCGGTGACTTTACTGACGCCGTCTGTGGCTCGTGTTTTGCAGG CTATCACGATGAGACAAACAATGTCAATTTAGCCTGCACCAAAATGATTCGCTCAACTACCACAACGGTCAAATCAACACTTGCAACTACCCTCAAGGAAACAGGACAACGGAGCAACGACAGTGTTATCACGTTTGATGCTCGCACTGGAGCTTTTGCAGATG ACAAGGACTTCTTGTCAACAACGCAGCTAATAGTGGGCCTGTCATGTGGAGGTGTATCAGCAGCTGGTTGTTTGGCTGGTGTGCTTCTGGTGTGTTGGAAGAAACGGCCACAACGAAAAT GTGAAGTCATACGAGCGAAAGAGAAGCGTTCAGAGTTAGAGCAAGGCCTGCTGGCTGACAATCACAGCGAATGTCATACCGGGCTGAACAATGATGAACGCTGCTCGTCACCCATTCAGTCGACGGAGGCTGTTTATAACCAAAACG AATCAAAAGAAGCGATGGAAGAACACTCGAGGTCAATACAAATAGTTAGCAGAAACCACAATGCAGACAACCATACTGACCTGACAATGGACGGTGATAAAAGGCCGACGAGGACTGATCCCTGTCGACCAGAGCTGTCCATGCAAAGTGTATTCGTTACAGATTGCCATAATG cACTGCCGTCCTACATAAATCATCCTTTATCGCGATCTACAGAATGTACGATATGTAAGTGCCGCGAACGAAGACAGTGTGCCTGCAAAAGACtttcaaaacaatatacaaacATAAAGATGCTCGATCTAATGGGCGTAATCGACATTGTTGCCAGACACATCTGCCACGACCCAAAAGGTTTCTTTCAAAGTCTCGAAGTTTTAAACTCAAAATATTACCAAACATTTGTCTCTATTGATAGATGGGAACTTAGGGCGGAATGCTACCGCGAGATGCTCAAAGAATGGGTTCATATAAAAGGGGACCAAGCTTATGTCTCCGATTTGATAGGAGCACTTTGTGAGCATAACTTTCATGACATTTGCGATGTGATTGCTAATAATTTTCCCGATGAAACGCACTTAAAATACAAAGTCTACACAGAAACGGGCTTGGTGTAA
- the LOC127876091 gene encoding uncharacterized protein LOC127876091, with the protein MKIVICKETKKMIHGHQANASWHFVLVFSIALSLCIVTAVDSKCSANENKYWDRKLKVCAKCTECAHGQARNLSEKYIGSAVRKGDTGCLPCQRPPPGYYIRVLRNDAFFQLCGKKCADLFRHQQIPCGDFSDAVCGSCYAGYREETNNADFACIKNTPPTTTTMQSTASALKTNLVNGTEQLSNDIMPTSDTGTGALVAKKDEGSSSATKLTVGISCGVVAVVGCLAIVLSVRWKKLKQSQLEVRQHPEECFEMIGGRQENATIPVGDSRSDMTTDSPPRRTNIEGYSLLTQSAAANEFQNVNFKEAREEHHMSIPQDRPNRVDMSLASNPSVLTMDGPRRPTTNNYCRPELSIVMTTVTEKHNAMPLDINRHLSRSIEWTICKCQERRECNCKHLSEQSKRIKMLDKMDSIDIVARHICHDPKYFFQSLKVVNSKFYQTFVDIDRREERAESYRNVLRKWVEIKGDTAFLSDLIDALCKNNFHDISNAIARDMNAETNLKHMA; encoded by the exons atgaaaatcgtgatttgtaaagaaacaaaaaaaatgatTCACGGTCACCAGGCAAACGCCTCCTGGCATTTTGTGCTAGTTTTCTCGATTGCTTTAAGTTTGTGTATTGTTACCGCTGTGGATAGTAAGTGTTCGGCTAACGAAAACAAATATTGGGATAGAAAATTGAAGGTCTGTGCCAAATGCACAGAGTGCGCACATGGACAAGCACGGAATCTTTCGGAAAag TACATTGGATCCGCTGTGCGCAAAGGTGATACTGGCTGCCTGCCGTGCCAACGGCCTCCACCTGGGTATTACATCCGCGTCTTACGGAATGATGCATTTTTCCAGCTGTGTGGGAAGAAGTGCGCCGACCTCTTCCGCCATCAGCAGATACCGTGTGGGGACTTCAGTGACGCCGTATGCGGGTCTTGTTATGCGGG TTATCGCGAAGAGACGAATAATGCTGACTTTGCCTGCATTAAAAAcacaccacccaccaccactACCATGCAGTCAACAGCTTCGGCACTTAAGACCAACCTCGTCAATGGAACAGAACAGTTGAGCAACGACATAATGCCTACGTCTGATACCGGCACTGGCGCGTTGGTAGCGAAAAAGG ATGAGGGCTCATCGTCAGCTACGAAGCTTACAGTGGGCATATCATGTGGCGTTGTAGCAGTCGTTGGTTGCTTGGCTATTGTGCTTTCGGTGCGTTGGAAGAAATTGAAACAGAGCCAGT TAGAAGTAAGACAACATCCAGAGGAATGTTTTGAGATGATAGGAGGCCGTCAGGAAAATGCGACCATTCCAGTAGGAGACAGCAGAAGTGACATGACAACCGACAGTCCACCTCGACGGACGAATATTGAAGGCTACTCATTACTCACTCAATCAGCAGCGGCTAATGAATTCCAAAATG taaatttcAAAGAAGCGAGAGAAGAACATCATATGTCAATACCTCAAGATCGCCCCAACCGCGTGGATATGAGCCTTGCTAGCAATCCTAGTGTCTTGACAATGGACGGTCCTCGAAGGCCGACGACGAATAATTATTGTCGTCCAGAGCTATCCATTGTAATGACGACCGTTACAGAGAAGCATAATG CTATGCCTCTCGACATAAATCGACACCTTTCGCGATCCATAGAGTGGACGATATGTAAGTGCCAGGAACGAAGAGAGTGCAATTGCAAACACCTTTCCGAACAATCAAAACGCATCAAGATGCTTGACAAGATGGATTCAATCGATATTGTTGCTAGACACATCTGCCATGACCCAAAATATTTCTTTCAAAGTCTAAAAGTTGTTAACTCCAAATTTTACCAAACTTTCGTCGACATAGATAGACGGGAGGAAAGGGCGGAATCTTACCGAAATGTTCTTAGAAAATGGGTCGAGATTAAAGGAGACACAGCGTTCCTGTCCGATTTGATAGATGCCCTTTGTAAGAATAACTTTCATGACATTTCTAATGCCATAGCAAGAGATATGAATGCCGAAACGAACTTGAAACACATGGCCTGA
- the LOC127876094 gene encoding uncharacterized protein LOC127876094 isoform X1 — protein MLHSNQENAHWHFVVVFFIALSSCYVFAESWCSAIENNYYNKTLNVCVLCKECRNGKARNFSEQYTGLKGGYGDEGCLPCRRPPPGYYIRVSGKHPAVFYLCMTNCTALFRRQQTPCGDFTDAVCGSCFAGYHDETNNVNLACTKMIRSTTTTVKSTLATTLKETGQRSNDSVITFDARTGAFADDKDFLSTTQLIVGLSCGGVSAAGCLAGVLLVCWKKRPQRKCEVIRAKEKRSELEQGLLADNHSECHTGLNNDERCSSPIQSTEAVYNQNESKEAMEEHSRSIQIVSRNHNADNHTDLTMDGDKRPTRTDPCRPELSMQSVFVTDCHNALPSYINHPLSRSTECTICKCRERRQCACKRLSKQYTNIKMLDLMGVIDIVARHICHDPKGFFQSLEVLNSKYYQTFVSIDRWELRAECYREMLKEWVHIKGDQAYVSDLIGALCEHNFHDICDVIANNFPDETHLKYKVYTETGLV, from the exons atgttgCACAGTAACCAGGAAAACGCCCACTggcattttgttgttgttttctttattgCTTTAAGTTCGTGTTATGTTTTCGCGGAAAGTTGGTGTTCGGCTATCGAGAACaactattataataaaacattgaacGTATGTGTCTTATGTAAAGAATGCAGAAATGGGAAGGCGAGGAACTTTTCTGAACAG TACACTGGACTCAAGGGAGGATATGGTGACGAGGGATGTCTGCCCTGCAGGCGGCCTCCCCCAGGATACTACATCCGGGTCTCGGGAAAACATCCGGCGGTCTTTTATCTGTGTATGACGAACTGTACGGCACTCTTCCGACGTCAGCAAACGCCGTGCGGTGACTTTACTGACGCCGTCTGTGGCTCGTGTTTTGCAGG CTATCACGATGAGACAAACAATGTCAATTTAGCCTGCACCAAAATGATTCGCTCAACTACCACAACGGTCAAATCAACACTTGCAACTACCCTCAAGGAAACAGGACAACGGAGCAACGACAGTGTTATCACGTTTGATGCTCGCACTGGAGCTTTTGCAGATG ACAAGGACTTCTTGTCAACAACGCAGCTAATAGTGGGCCTGTCATGTGGAGGTGTATCAGCAGCTGGTTGTTTGGCTGGTGTGCTTCTGGTGTGTTGGAAGAAACGGCCACAACGAAAAT GTGAAGTCATACGAGCGAAAGAGAAGCGTTCAGAGTTAGAGCAAGGCCTGCTGGCTGACAATCACAGCGAATGTCATACCGGGCTGAACAATGATGAACGCTGCTCGTCACCCATTCAGTCGACGGAGGCTGTTTATAACCAAAACG AATCAAAAGAAGCGATGGAAGAACACTCGAGGTCAATACAAATAGTTAGCAGAAACCACAATGCAGACAACCATACTGACCTGACAATGGACGGTGATAAAAGGCCGACGAGGACTGATCCCTGTCGACCAGAGCTGTCCATGCAAAGTGTATTCGTTACAGATTGCCATAATG cACTGCCGTCCTACATAAATCATCCTTTATCGCGATCTACAGAATGTACGATATGTAAGTGCCGCGAACGAAGACAGTGTGCCTGCAAAAGACtttcaaaacaatatacaaacATAAAGATGCTCGATCTAATGGGCGTAATCGACATTGTTGCCAGACACATCTGCCACGACCCAAAAGGTTTCTTTCAAAGTCTCGAAGTTTTAAACTCAAAATATTACCAAACATTTGTCTCTATTGATAGATGGGAACTTAGGGCGGAATGCTACCGCGAGATGCTCAAAGAATGGGTTCATATAAAAGGGGACCAAGCTTATGTCTCCGATTTGATAGGAGCACTTTGTGAGCATAACTTTCATGACATTTGCGATGTGATTGCTAATAATTTTCCCGATGAAACGCACTTAAAATACAAAGTCTACACAGAAACGGGCTTGGTGTAA